From one Treponema denticola genomic stretch:
- a CDS encoding ArsR/SmtB family transcription factor: MIEDDEIGVSNEETVAHARAKMPDEQTMSDLGDFFKNFGDSTRIKIVSALISGELCVADLAEVLEMSASAVSHQLRILRQAKIVKSRRNGKQVYYTIDDNHVGILYSVGLEHIREGR, encoded by the coding sequence ATGATAGAAGATGATGAAATAGGTGTTTCGAATGAAGAAACTGTGGCTCATGCAAGGGCTAAGATGCCCGATGAGCAGACAATGAGCGACTTGGGAGATTTTTTTAAAAATTTCGGAGATTCTACGAGGATTAAGATTGTTTCCGCTCTTATTTCAGGGGAACTCTGTGTAGCCGATCTTGCAGAAGTTTTGGAAATGTCGGCTTCGGCCGTTTCTCACCAGCTTAGAATTTTAAGGCAGGCTAAAATAGTAAAAAGCCGCCGAAACGGAAAACAGGTTTATTATACAATAGATGACAACCATGTCGGAATTCTATATTCCGTCGGTTTGGAACACATTAGGGAGGGCAGGTAA